In Fusobacterium nucleatum, the genomic stretch ATTAATATTGAAGAAAGGCATTTTTTAACTGTCAGTATAGGAAAAAAGAGATATAAGGCTTTAAATGAGGTATTTTTAACAAGAGATACTATAAAAAGGAATATAGTAGCTTCTGAAATTTATATAGATGATAAATTTTTAGGGAAATTTAAAGGAGATGGAGTAATTATTGCAACGCCAACAGGTTCAACAGCTTATTCTCTATCTGCTGGTGGACCTATCATAACTCCAGAATTAAAACTATTTTTAATAACACCAATAGCACCTCATAATTTGAATACAAGACCTATAATCTTATCAGGTGATGTTAAAATAGTTTTAATCATTTCAAAGCCAAGTGAAGTTGGTTTTATAAATATAGATGGGCATACTCATCATAAAATAAAAGTTGAAGATAAAGTTGAAATATGTTATTCAACAGAAAGTTTAAAGATTGTTATTCCAGAAGCAAGAAATTATTATGATGTTTTAAGAGAAAAACTTAAATGGGGAGAAAACTTATGCTAAGAGAACTAAAAATAGAAAATTTAGCTATTATAGATGAATTAGATATTGAGTTTGAAAAAGGTTTTATAGTTTTGACAGGTGAAACTGGTGCAGGAAAATCTATAATATTGAGTGGCATTAATCTTCTTATTGGAGAAAAAGCCAGTGTGGATATGATTAGAGATGGAGAAGAAAATCTTGTTGCACAGGGTGTTTTTGATATTGATGAAGAACAAAAGAAAAAACTGGAAGCCATGGGTATAGATATAGATGGAGATGAAATTATTATAAGAAGGTCTTATAGCCGAAGTGGTAAAGCAAGAGCTTTTGTTAATAATGTTAGAATAACTTTAGCTGATTTAAAGGAAATAGCTTCAACTTTGGTTGATATTGTGGGGCAACATTCTCATCAAATGTTACTTAATAAAAATAATCATATCAAACTTTTAGATAGTTTTCTTAGTAAAGATGAAAGAGATTTAAAAGAAAATTTAACCAGTCTT encodes the following:
- a CDS encoding NAD(+)/NADH kinase, with product MIKLNIIYNKDKEDAIKIYKELLKYLKAKKKFEILDDKNLSQAEYMVVIGGDGTLLRSFKNIKNKEVKIIAINSGTLGYLTEIRKDRYKEIFESILKDKINIEERHFLTVSIGKKRYKALNEVFLTRDTIKRNIVASEIYIDDKFLGKFKGDGVIIATPTGSTAYSLSAGGPIITPELKLFLITPIAPHNLNTRPIILSGDVKIVLIISKPSEVGFINIDGHTHHKIKVEDKVEICYSTESLKIVIPEARNYYDVLREKLKWGENLC